In the genome of Gemmatimonadaceae bacterium, one region contains:
- a CDS encoding prepilin-type N-terminal cleavage/methylation domain-containing protein — protein MTNHRARRSGFSLVELIVILALSTIVMGGLTSVLVRQQRFYRGTADLIETRSQIRQAAGIIPYDLRGVSTVGGDILELSETAMLFWATIGQAVACAPAASATSIAVPPLALANNNILASFTLTPQAGDTIYVYHDGGTIASGDDYWHAYGITGPPTSSLAQCASLTGLADATTSRYAFPLSEPLRPDISEGTPLRFVRRTRYTLFQAADNAWYLGYCSPDCAGVAPQAIAGPFLPAGAGTAGVAFSYQDAAGNVTAVPANVAQVGIVVRGQTRGLVDLGYKNAQVGDSLRLSVALRNRQ, from the coding sequence ATGACAAACCACCGCGCGCGGCGAAGCGGCTTCTCGCTGGTCGAGCTGATCGTGATTCTGGCGCTGTCCACGATCGTGATGGGCGGCCTTACGTCGGTGCTCGTTCGGCAGCAGCGGTTCTACCGCGGCACCGCCGATCTGATCGAGACTCGCAGCCAGATCCGGCAGGCGGCGGGGATCATCCCCTACGACCTTCGCGGCGTCTCTACCGTGGGCGGCGACATCCTCGAGCTCTCGGAAACAGCGATGCTTTTCTGGGCGACCATCGGCCAGGCTGTGGCTTGTGCGCCGGCCGCTTCGGCGACCAGCATCGCCGTACCGCCGCTCGCGCTGGCCAACAACAACATCCTCGCCAGCTTTACGCTGACACCGCAAGCGGGTGATACGATATACGTGTACCATGACGGCGGCACGATAGCTTCGGGCGACGACTATTGGCATGCCTACGGAATAACCGGCCCGCCGACATCGTCGCTGGCTCAGTGCGCCAGCTTGACGGGGCTCGCGGATGCGACGACGTCACGGTATGCGTTTCCGCTGAGCGAGCCGTTGCGCCCAGACATATCCGAGGGCACGCCGCTGCGGTTCGTCCGCCGGACGCGCTACACCCTGTTTCAGGCCGCGGACAACGCGTGGTACCTGGGCTACTGCTCGCCCGACTGCGCGGGGGTCGCGCCGCAAGCGATCGCAGGCCCGTTTCTGCCGGCAGGCGCCGGGACGGCTGGAGTCGCGTTCAGCTACCAGGATGCGGCCGGGAACGTGACCGCGGTTCCGGCGAACGTCGCGCAGGTCGGCATCGTCGTGCGAGGACAAACAAGAGGTTTGGTGGACTTGGGATACAAGAACGCGCAAGTCGGCGATTCGCTGCGCTTAAGCGTGGCCCTCCGGAACCGGCAATGA
- a CDS encoding prepilin-type N-terminal cleavage/methylation domain-containing protein: MKATQGRKRRRAGFTLVELIVAMLMLTIGLLGLAAVGAVVLKQTRGGTAQTIAVSIAQSRFEQLEGDPCASITSGTATVRGMTESWTVSPLGPRARIVHDTVSYAVNTGTRKIGIRTAIACTL, encoded by the coding sequence ATGAAAGCGACTCAGGGTCGTAAACGTCGTCGGGCCGGATTCACGCTCGTGGAGCTCATCGTCGCGATGCTGATGCTCACGATCGGTCTGCTCGGGCTGGCCGCGGTCGGCGCCGTCGTGCTCAAGCAGACGCGGGGCGGAACTGCCCAGACGATAGCCGTATCCATCGCGCAGTCGCGCTTCGAGCAGCTCGAGGGGGACCCGTGCGCGTCGATCACGAGCGGGACCGCCACGGTGCGGGGGATGACCGAAAGCTGGACGGTCTCCCCGCTCGGCCCTCGCGCCAGGATCGTGCACGACACCGTCAGCTACGCCGTAAATACCGGGACGCGGAAAATCGGAATCCGCACTGCGATCGCGTGCACGCTATGA